From Camelina sativa cultivar DH55 chromosome 20, Cs, whole genome shotgun sequence, the proteins below share one genomic window:
- the LOC104771549 gene encoding uncharacterized protein LOC104771549 isoform X1 yields the protein MSVSQTIGSDDLRERQTERGMFGCKCLYWNNLRELQPPLKKPETFSLPCSIPHWPSGTGFGSRRINLGDIEVAEITSFEIVWRYCSRRDSKKSVSFYKPDNLPEGFHCLGHYCQSDSHLLRGFLLVAKEVKSSESTQPALVQPLDYTLVWSSNDLSEERQSECSGYFWLPQPPQGYKPIGFLVTTSPVKPELDQVRCVRADQTDICEAHKVLITAFSDSLSIPLFIWKTRPSERGMWGKGVSTGTFFCTTHSPEEDHLRTIACLKNLDSSLHAMPNMEQIHALIQHYGPRVYFHPNETYLPSSVSWFFKNGAVLCSSDTNNEPIDETGSNLPHGGTNDKQFWIDLPINDQQRREKLKRGDLESAKLYVHVKPAFGGTFTDLVFWIFCPFNGPATLKLGLMNLSLAKTGQHVCDWEHFTVRISNFSGELYSIYFSQHSGGEWIEPQDLEFVGGSNRAVVYSSKHGHASFATSGMYLQGSDLLGIGIRNDMETSDLFVDSSLRYEIVAAEYLGGVVVEPPWLGYMREWGPKIVYDSRTEIERLNERLPWRLRTWLDAVLTKLPVELSGEEGPTGPKEKNNWFGDERW from the exons ATGTCGGTTTCGCAAACCATCGGATCGGATGATCTCAGGGAGAGGCAGACAGAGAGAGGAATGTTTGGATGCAAATGTCTTTATTGGAACAATCTCAGAGAATTACAACCGCCATTGAAGAAGCCTGAGACCTTCTCCCTCCCTTGTTCTATTCCCCACTGGCCTTCAG GCACAGGCTTCGGTTCAAGAAGAATCAATCTTGGAGATATAGAAGTCGCCGAGATCACAAGCTTTGAAATCGTATGGCGGTACTGCTCTCGTCGAGACAGCAAGAAGAGTGTTTCCTTCTACAAACCGGACAACTTACCCGAAGGTTTCCACTGTTTAGGTCATTACTGTCAGTCTGACTCTCATCTCTTAAGAGGCTTTCTCCTTGTAGCAAAAGAAGTAAAGTCTTCCGAGTCGACACAGCCTGCACTTGTGCAACCACTTGATTATACATTGGTCTGGAGCTCAAATGACTTATCAGAAGAACGTCAAAGCGAATGTTCCGGTTACTTCTGGTTACCGCAGCCTCCTCAAGGGTATAAACCAATCGGATTTTTGGTTACAACGAGTCCCGTAAAGCCTGAATTGGATCAAGTTAGATGTGTCCGAGCTGATCAAACCGATATATGCGAAGCACATAAAGTCCTCATCACCGCTTTCTCGGATTCTTTAAGCATTCCTTTGTTTATATGGAAAACAAGACCTTCAGAACGCGGGATGTGGGGCAAAGGAGTCTCAACAGGAACCTTCTTCTGCACAACTCATTCCCCTGAAGAAGATCATCTCCGTACCATCGCTTGTTTGAAAAACCTCGATTCGAGTTTACACGCAATGCCAAACATGGAACAAATCCATGCCTTGATCCAACACTACGGTCCGAGAGTTTACTTCCATCCTAACGAAACCTATCTACCTTCTTCCGTCTCGTGGTTCTTCAAGAACGGTGCTGTTTTGTgcagctctgataccaacaATGAACCTATCGACGAAACAGGCTCGAATCTACCTCATGGCGGAACCAACGATAAGCAGTTTTGGATCGATTTACCTATAAACGATCAACAAAGACGCGAAAAACTCAAACGTGGTGACCTAGAGAGCGCGAAGCTTTACGTACACGTTAAGCCAGCATTTGGAGGAACGTTCACGGATCTTGTGTTTTGGATCTTTTGTCCATTCAACGGACCAGCGACTCTTAAACTAGGGCTCATGAATCTCTCGTTAGCTAAAACAGGTCAACACGTTTGTGATTGGGAACATTTCACAGTCAGAATCAGCAACTTCTCCGGCGAGCTTTACTCTATTTACTTCTCTCAACACAGTGGCGGCGAATGGATCGAACCTCAAGATCTTGAGTTCGTAGGAGGAAGTAACAGAGCTGTGGTTTACTCTTCCAAGCATGGTCACGCGAGCTTCGCTACCTCAGGGATGTATCTACAAGGATCTGATTTGCTTGGGATTGGGATAAGGAATGATATGGAGACAAgtgatttgtttgttgattcGAGTTTGAGGTATGAGATTGTGGCGGCGGAGTATCTCGGAGGAGTTGTGGTGGAGCCGCCTTGGTTAGGTTATATGAGAGAGTGGGGACCGAAGATTGTGTATGATTCGAGAACTGAGATTGAGAGGTTGAATGAACGATtgccatggaggttaaggactTGGCTTGATGCTGTGTTGACGAAGCTTCCGGTTGAATTATCCGGCGAGGAAGGTCCGACGGGACCTAAGGAGAAGAATAATTGGTTCGGCGACGAGAGGTggtga
- the LOC104771547 gene encoding alcohol dehydrogenase class-3: MATQGQIITCKAAVAYEPNKPLVIEDVQVAPPQAGEVRIKILYTALCHTDAYTWSGKDPEGLFPCILGHEAAGVVESVGEGVTEVQPGDHVIPCYQAECRECKFCKSGKTNLCGKVRSATGVGIMMNDRKSRFSVNGKPIYHFMGTSTFSQYTVVHDVSVAKIDPQAPLDKVCLLGCGVPTGLGAVWNTAKVEPGSNVAIFGLGTVGLAVAEGAKTAGASRIIGIDIDSKKYETAKKFGVNEFVNPKEHDKPIQEVIVDLTDGGVDYSFECIGNVSVMRAALECCHKGWGTSVIVGVAASGQEISTRPFQLVTGRVWKGTAFGGFKSRTQVPWLVEKYMRKEIKVDEYITHNLSLGEINKAFDLLHEGTCLRCVLDTSE, translated from the exons ATGGCGACTCAAGGTCAGATTATCACATGCAAAG CTGCTGTGGCTTACGAGCCAAACAAGCCTCTTGTCATCGAAGATGTGCAGGTGGCTCCACCTCAAGCCGGTGAGGTTCGGATCAAGATCCTCTACACTGCTCTTTGTCACACCGACGCTTACACCTGGAGCGGCAAG GATCCTGAAGGTCTCTTTCCGTGTATCCTTGGTCATGAGGCTGCTGG GGTTGTTGAGAGTGTTGGTGAAGGAGTAACAGAGGTTCAACCTGGTGATCATGTCATCCCTTGTTATCAAGCTGAGTGTCGTGAATGCAAGTTCTGCAAATCTGGCAAGACTAACCTTTGTGGCAAGGTTCGATCTGCTACTGGTGTTGGGATTATGATGAATGACCGCAAGTCCCGGTTCTCGGTTAATGGGAAACCCATCTATCACTTCATGGGTACTTCGACGTTTAGTCAGTATACTGTTGTTCATGATGTTAGTGTCGCCAAAATTGATCCTCAGGCTCCTTTGGATAAAGTTTGCCTTCTTGGATGTGGTGTTCCCACTG GTCTTGGAGCAGTTTGGAATACTGCAAAAGTAGAACCAGGGTCAAATGTCGCCATTTTTGGTCTTGGCACTGTTGGACTTGCT GTTGCTGAGGGTGCAAAAACAGCTGGTGCTTCAAGGATCATTGGCATTGATATTGATAGCAAGAAGTATGAAACTG CAAAGAAGTTTGGAGTTAACGAATTTGTGAACCCGAAGGAGCACGACAAGCCAATtcaggaagtgattgtcgaTCTCACTGATGGAGGTGTTGATTACAGCTTTGAGTGCATCGGGAATGTTTCTGTGATGAGAGCTGCATTGGAGTGCTGTCACAAG GGATGGGGAACTTCGGTGATAGTGGGTGTAGCAGCATCAGGACAAGAGATATCAACTCGACCATTCCAACTCGTGACAGGTCGTGTGTGGAAAGGAACAGCTTTTGGTGGTTTCAAGAGTCGAACCCAAGTGCCTTGGCTCGTAGAAAAGTATATGAGAAAG GAGATTAAAGTGGATGAGTACATAACACACAACCTGAGCTTGGGAGAGATCAACAAGGCTTTTGATCTGTTGCACGAAGGTACTTGCCTTCGATGTGTCCTCGACACAAGCGAATGA
- the LOC104771553 gene encoding cysteine-rich repeat secretory protein 56-like produces the protein MKLIIHQVFIFWFFLPFFAISSDHGDYKNLIFKGCANQRYPDPTGVFSQNLKSLFASLVSQSAQSSFASTTSGTDNATAVIDVFQCRGDLHAPQCSDCVSKIPKLVSKLCGGGGDDGNVVVAARVQLAGCYIRYEISGFRQTSGTEMLFRLCGKKQSSDPGFSGKRDTAFGMAENGVKTGGISGSGGGSGGGFYAGQYESVYVLGQCEGSLGNSDCGECVKDGFEKAKSECGNSNSGQVYLHKCFVSYSYYSQGQGVPNIEPLSGGEKRQHTERTIALAVGGVFVLGFIIVCLLVLRSAMKKKTSKYDAY, from the exons ATGAAACTAATAATACATCAAGTCTtcatcttttggttcttcttaCCATTCTTTGCAATCTCCAGTGATCATGGTGATtataaaaatctcatctttaaAGGTTGCGCGAACCAGAGGTATCCAGACCCAACTGGTGTATTCTCTCAGAATCTCAAAAGCTTGTTCGCTTCTTTAGTTTCTCAGTCAGCACAGAGCTCTTTTGCGTCCACAACCTCCGGAACTGATAACGCCACCGCCGTGATCGATGTTTTTCAGTGCCGCGGCGATCTCCACGCTCCTCAGTGCTCAGATTGCGTATCTAAAATCCCTAAACTCGTATCTAAACTctgcggcggcggcggagacGACGGTAATGTGGTGGTGGCTGCTCGTGTTCAGCTCGCCGGGTGTTATATCCGGTACGAAATCTCGGGGTTCCGACAGACTTCCGGTACTGAGATGCTGTTCCGTCTCTGCGGGAAAAAACAGAGCAGTGATCCTGGGTTCTCCGGGAAGAGAGATACGGCGTTTGGTATGGCGGAGAACGGTGTGAAAACCGGTGGGATCAGCGGTAGCGGTGGCGGCAGCGGAGGAGGGTTTTACGCGGGGCAGTATGAGTCGGTGTACGTGTTGGGACAGTGTGAGGGTAGTTTGGGAAATTCAGATTGTGGTGAATGCGTGAAAGATGGATTTGAGAAAGCAAAAAGCGAGTGTGGCAATTCGAACTCGGGACAAGTTTATCTTCACAAGTGCTTCGTTAGCTATAGTTACTACTCTCAGGGTCAGGGTGTTCCAAACATAGAACCACTCTCAG GTGGAGAGAAGAGACAACACACAGAAAGGACGATAGCTTTGGCGGTGGGAGGagtttttgttttagggtttatcattgtttgtttgttggttttgaGATCTgccatgaagaagaagactagtAAATATGATGCTTactga
- the LOC104771550 gene encoding ras GTPase-activating protein-binding protein 1 has product MATPYPGATQVGSYFVGQYYKVLQQQPDLIHQFYSESSRAIRIDGDATETANSLLHIHNMVMSLNFTAIEVKTINSVESWEGGVLVVVSGSVKTKEFSNRRSFVQTFFLAPQEKGYFVLNDVFQFVDEETVYYHQPSYITETKHEAHINPPSPHQEPQVPDYVLEQEARDYVNAVQIKDDLVDKYSLQEDQHQPQQEDYVDEVAIVETPREEVAVDVVHEHRAAPAEEPIEKSKMSYASILKVAKEAAAAPVAPSQPSYNKNSQDINEWDQPLRTPSPQLAAPLAPVQQSKASAPYVTEYGADAEDGSGFEDFEFKSVYVRNLPSDISASEIEEEFKNFGTIKPDGVFLRTRKDVMGVCYAFVEFEEMTSVENAIKASPIYLGGRQVYIEERRPNPAGVRGARRGGGRGRGGYPTEAPRGRFGARGSGRGNQDGGDYRPRGNGYYRGGR; this is encoded by the exons ATGGCGACTCCTTATCCTGGAGCGACGCAG GTGGGTTCGTACTTTGTTGGGCAGTATTATAAAGTGTTGCAGCAGCAGCCAGATCTTATTCATCAGTTTTACTCAGAGTCTAGTAGAGCTATTCGTATCGATGGTGATGCCACCGAGACTGCTAATTCTTTGCTG CATATTCACAACATGGTCATGTCACTTAATTTCACTGCGATTGAAGTGAAGACGATCAATTCAGTCGAGTCGTGGGAAGGTGGTGTTCTCGTGGTGGTTTCGGGATCTGTTAAAACCAAGGAGTTCAGCAACAGAAGGAGTTTTGTGCAGACCTTTTTCCTCGCTCCTCAGGAAAAGGGTTATTTTGTTCTCAATGATGTCTTTCAGTTTGTTGATGAGGAAACTGTTTACTATCATCAGCCTTCTTATATAACTGAAACCAAGCATGAGGCTCATATCAATCCTCCTTCCCCTCATCAGGAACCCCAAG TTCCTGACTATGTTCTGGAGCAAGAGGCAAGAGATTATGTGAATGCAGTTCAAATCAAAGATGATCTTGTTGACAAGTACAGTCTGCAAGAGGACCAACATCAACCTCAGCAAGAAGACTATGTCGATGAAGTTGCGATTGTGGAAACACCTAGGGAAGAAGTTGCAGTTGATGTGGTACATGAACATCGGGCTGCACCAGCAGAGGAACCCATTGAAAAATCAAAGATGAGTTATGCTTCCATT TTAAAGGTTGCAAAGGAAGCAGCAGCTGCACCTGTTGCCCCTTCACAGCCATCATATAACAAGAACTCTCAAGATATTAATGAGTGGGATCAACCACTGCGGACTCCTTCCCCTCAGCTGGCTGCACCTCTTGCCCCTGTTCAGCAATCAAAGGCATCTGCCCCCTATGTTACTGAATATGGAGCAGACGCAGAAGATGGCTCCGGATTTGAAGACT TTGAGTTCAAATCAGTGTATGTTAGGAATTTGCCGTCCGACATATCTGCTTCTGAAATCGAGGAAGAGTTTAAGAACTTTGGTACAATCAAGCCTGATGGTGTTTTCCTCAGAACCCGCAAG GATGTTATGGGCGTTTGCTATGCATTTGTTGAGTTTGAGGAAATGACTTCCGTTGAGAATGCCATTAAG GCTTCTCCTATATACTTGGGTGGAAGGCAAGTATACATTGAGGAACGAAGACCTAATCCAGCCGGTGTTCGCGGAGCTA gaagaggaggaggacgTGGAAGGGGCGGTTACCCAACAGAAGCACCAAGAGGCAGGTTTGGTGCCCGTGGGTCTGGCAGAGGAAACCAGGATGGAGGTGACTACAGGCCGAGAGGTAACGGTTACTACCGCGGTGGCCGCTaa
- the LOC104771548 gene encoding cytochrome P450 89A2 — MEIWLLILASLFVSLFLHLLLRSRSSSSSLPLPPDPNLLPFLGTLQWLREGLGGLESYLRSVHHRLGPIVTLRITSHPAIFVADRTLAHEALVLNGSVYADRPQSDTISKIINKHNISSGSYGATWRLLRRNITSEILHPSRVRCYSHARHWVLGILFDRFRKHRGDQEPIVLVDHLQYAMFSLLVLMCFGDKLDEKQIKQVEFIQRLQLLSLPRFNIFNIWPKFTKLVLRKRWQEFLKIRRQHRDVLLPLIHARRKIVEERKKKRSEEEEEEDNKDYVQSYVDTLFDLELPDEKRKLDEEDLVSLCSEFLTGGTDTTATALQWIMANLVKYPDIQERLHEEIKSVVGEEAKEVEEEDVEMMPYLKAVVLEGLRRHPPGHFLLPHRVTEDTVLGGYKVPKKGTINFMVADIGRDPKVWEEPMVFKPERFMGEEEVVDITGSRGIKMMPFGAGRRICPGIGLAMLHLEYYVANMVREFHWKEVEGHEVDLTERLEFTVVMKHPLKVLAVPRRSH, encoded by the coding sequence ATGGAGATATGGTTACTGATCTTGGCCTCTCTCTTcgtgtctctctttctccatctccTCCTTCGCAGCCGTAGTAGCTCTTCCTCTCTTCCGTTACCTCCTGACCCTAACTTGTTACCTTTCCTCGGAACACTCCAGTGGCTCCGGGAAGGGTTAGGTGGCTTGGAATCCTACCTCCGCTCCGTCCACCATCGTCTAGGCCCCATCGTCACACTCCGCATCACTTCCCACCCCGCCATATTCGTTGCCGACCGTACCCTCGCTCACGAGGCTCTAGTTCTGAACGGTTCAGTCTATGCAGACCGTCCACAATCGGATACAATCAGCAAGatcatcaacaaacacaacatCAGCTCCGGGTCATACGGAGCCACGTGGCGGCTTCTTCGACGAAACATCACCTCGGAGATTCTTCATCCCTCGCGCGTGAGATGTTATTCTCACGCGCGGCACTGGGTTCTTGGGATCCTCTTTGATAGGTTTCGTAAACACAGAGGTGATCAAGAACCGATCGTACTCGTCGACCATCTCCAGTATGCCATGTTTTCGCTTCTTGTTCTCATGTGTTTCGGAGATAAACTCGACGAGAAGCAAATCAAACAGGTGGAGTTCATTCAGAGACTACAGCTCCTTAGCTTGCCGAGATTTAACATCTTCAACATATGGCCTAAGTTCACCAAACTGGTTTTGCGAAAGAGGTGGCAAGAATTTCTCAAGATTCGGAGACAACATAGGGATGTTCTGCTTCCGTTGATTCATGCCCGGAGGAAGATCGttgaagagaggaagaagaagaggtcggaggaagaagaagaagaagacaacaaagaCTATGTACAATCATATGTTGATACTCTATTTGATTTGGAGCTTCCTGATGAGAAGAGGAAGCTTGACGAGGAAGACTTGGTGAGTTTGTGCTCAGAGTTTCTCACTGGAGGGACTGACACAACGGCCACAGCACTACAATGGATCATGGCGAACCTCGTGAAATATCCAGATATCCAGGAGAGGTTACACGAGGAGATCAAAAGCGTAGTCGGggaagaagcaaaagaggtggaggaagaagacgtGGAGATGATGCCGTATCTAAAGGCAGTTGTGTTGGAAGGTCTTCGAAGGCATCCTCCGGGACACTTCCTACTCCCGCACCGTGTCACGGAGGACACTGTATTGGGTGGCTACAAGGTACCGAAGAAGGGGACAATCAACTTTATGGTGGCGGACATAGGACGAGATCCGAAGGTGTGGGAGGAACCAATGGTGTTTAAGCCGGAGAGATtcatgggagaagaagaagtggtggATATAACCGGAAGTAGAGGAATCAAGATGATGCCGTTCGGAGCAGGAAGGAGGATTTGTCCGGGGATAGGGCTCGCCATGTTGCATCTCGAATACTACGTCGCCAACATGGTCAGGGAGTTCCATTGGAAAGAGGTAGAAGGTCATGAAGTTGACTTGACGGAGAGGCTCGAGTTCACCGTCGTCATGAAGCATCCCCTTAAGGTTCTTGCTGTTCCTAGGAGAAGTCACTAg
- the LOC104771549 gene encoding uncharacterized protein LOC104771549 isoform X2, translated as MSVSQTIGSDDLRERQTERGMFGCKCLYWNNLRELQPPLKKPETFSLPCSIPHWPSGTGFGSRRINLGDIEVAEITSFEIVWRYCSRRDSKKSVSFYKPDNLPEGFHCLGHYCQSDSHLLRGFLLVAKEVKSSESTQPALVQPLDYTLVWSSNDLSEERQSECSGYFWLPQPPQGYKPIGFLVTTSPVKPELDQVRCVRADQTDICEAHKVLITAFSDSLSIPLFIWKTRPSERGMWGKGVSTGTFFCTTHSPEEDHLRTIACLKNLDSSLHAMPNMEQIHALIQHYGPRVYFHPNETYLPSSVSWFFKNGAVLCSSDTNNEPIDETGSNLPHGGTNDKQFWIDLPINDQQRREKLKRGDLESAKLYVHVKPAFGGTFTDLVFWIFCPFNGPATLKLGLMNLSLAKTGQHVCDWEHFTVRISNFSGELYSIYFSQHSGGEWIEPQDLEFVGGSNRAVVYSSKHGHASFATSGMYLQGSDLLGIGIRNDMETSDLFVDSSLRYEIVAAEYLGGVVVEPPWLGYMREWGPKIVYDSRTEIERLNERLPWRLRTWLDAVLTKLPVELSGEEGPTGPKEKNNWFGDERW; from the exons ATGTCGGTTTCGCAAACCATCGGATCGGATGATCTCAGGGAGAGGCAGACAGAGAGAGGAATGTTTGGATGCAAATGTCTTTATTGGAACAATCTCAGAGAATTACAACCGCCATTGAAGAAGCCTGAGACCTTCTCCCTCCCTTGTTCTATTCCCCACTGGCCTTCAG GCACAGGCTTCGGTTCAAGAAGAATCAATCTTGGAGATATAGAAGTCGCCGAGATCACAAGCTTTGAAATCGTATGGCGGTACTGCTCTCGTCGAGACAGCAAGAAGAGTGTTTCCTTCTACAAACCGGACAACTTACCCGAAGGTTTCCACTGTTTAGGTCATTACTGTCAGTCTGACTCTCATCTCTTAAGAGGCTTTCTCCTTGTAGCAAAAGAAGTAAAGTCTTCCGAGTCGACACAGCCTGCACTTGTGCAACCACTTGATTATACATTGGTCTGGAGCTCAAATGACTTATCAGAAGAACGTCAAAGCGAATGTTCCGGTTACTTCTGGTTACCGCAGCCTCCTCAAGGGTATAAACCAATCGGATTTTTGGTTACAACGAGTCCCGTAAAGCCTGAATTGGATCAAGTTAGATGTGTCCGAGCTGATCAAACCGATATATGCGAAGCACATAAAGTCCTCATCACCGCTTTCTCGGATTCTTTAAGCATTCCTTTGTTTATATGGAAAACAAGACCTTCAGAACGCGGGATGTGGGGCAAAGGAGTCTCAACAGGAACCTTCTTCTGCACAACTCATTCCCCTGAAGAAGATCATCTCCGTACCATCGCTTGTTTGAAAAACCTCGATTCGAGTTTACACGCAATGCCAAACATGGAACAAATCCATGCCTTGATCCAACACTACGGTCCGAGAGTTTACTTCCATCCTAACGAAACCTATCTACCTTCTTCCGTCTCGTGGTTCTTCAAGAACGGTGCTGTTTTGTgcagctctgataccaacaATGAACCTATCGACGAAACAGGCTCGAATCTACCTCATGGCGGAACCAACGATAAGCAGTTTTGGATCGATTTACCTATAAACGATCAACAAAGACGCGAAAAACTCAAACGTGGTGACCTAGAGAGCGCGAAGCTTTACGTACACGTTAAGCCAGCATTTGGAGGAACGTTCACGGATCTTGTGTTTTGGATCTTTTGTCCATTCAACGGACCAGCGACTCTTAAACTAGGGCTCATGAATCTCTCGTTAGCTAAAACAGGTCAACACGTTTGTGATTGGGAACATTTCACAGTCAGAATCAGCAACTTCTCCGGCGAGCTTTACTCTATTTACTTCTCTCAACACAGTGGCGGCGAATGGATCGAACCTCAAG ATCTTGAGTTCGTAGGAGGAAGTAACAGAGCTGTGGTTTACTCTTCCAAGCATGGTCACGCGAGCTTCGCTACCTCAGGGATGTATCTACAAGGATCTGATTTGCTTGGGATTGGGATAAGGAATGATATGGAGACAAgtgatttgtttgttgattcGAGTTTGAGGTATGAGATTGTGGCGGCGGAGTATCTCGGAGGAGTTGTGGTGGAGCCGCCTTGGTTAGGTTATATGAGAGAGTGGGGACCGAAGATTGTGTATGATTCGAGAACTGAGATTGAGAGGTTGAATGAACGATtgccatggaggttaaggactTGGCTTGATGCTGTGTTGACGAAGCTTCCGGTTGAATTATCCGGCGAGGAAGGTCCGACGGGACCTAAGGAGAAGAATAATTGGTTCGGCGACGAGAGGTggtga
- the LOC104771551 gene encoding mitochondrial import receptor subunit TOM9-2-like, producing the protein MAAKRIGAGKSGGGEPNILAKISNSEIVSQGRRTVGDAVGVSKKLLWSTGKAAWIAGTTFLILAVPLIIEMDREVQLNELELQQASLLGAPPSPVQMQRG; encoded by the coding sequence ATGGCGGCGAAGAGAATCGGAGCCGGTAAATCTGGCGGAGGAGAACCAAACATCTTAGCTAAGATTTCAAACTCCGAGATCGTGTCTCAAGGAAGACGCACAGTTGGAGATGCCGTCGGAGTATCGAAGAAACTGCTCTGGAGCACCGGAAAAGCCGCGTGGATCGCTGGTACAACATTTCTCATCCTTGCCGTTCCACTGATCATTGAGATGGATCGCGAAGTACAGCTCAACGAACTTGAGCTTCAGCAGGCTAGTCTCCTTGGAGCTCCACCGTCTCCAGTGCAAATGCAAAGGGGATGA